The DNA segment CGCGACTGCGCGTCACGTTCGCGGCGCGCGGCGGCACGCTCGGCGGCGAGCTGCTCAGCGGCGGTTGCCGCACGGTCGCGCCAGAACCATAGCGAGGCGGCTTCCTCGCTCAGCGCCAGTTCGGCCAACGCCTGGCGCTCAACGAGTTCGATAAGCGCGTCGCTCTGGGAGGCCGGGACGCCCTGTGGCACGAGCAGAATCACGCTCGCCAGCGCGGTAGGCGAGGACGAGCAGGCCACCCCCAGCGCTTCCATCCGCGTCTGTACGGGGAGCGCCCGCCCGCATCGTAGCGCGACTTCTGCCGCGCTCATCCGAAGCGCGATCGGCTTGGTGATCGCAGGGTTCTTATGCAGCGAGAGGTCCGGAGCGTTACCGTCGGCACCGCCTTGGCGCCACAGCAGCCCCAGGATTGCCCACAGCGCCGGCTCCCAGCGTGAGTCCGCGGGCGCGTACGCGGCGCCGCCGTTGGCCAGCCGCTGCCACGAGATAAGGCAGGCGGCACCGTGGCCAGCCGCGGATGCGGCAAGCCCGGCAAGCGTGTTCATCGCGCTCGCCAGCGGATCGCCCGCCGCCGCGCCGGCCCGGTGTTCGCCCTGACGCACTGCGGATTGATCGCTCACCTGGTTTCCCCCATGCGCCGCCCGGCGGTGCGCCGGGCTATTGCCCGGCCGAATTGCCGGGATGGCTGAGTTCGGCGCCCAGCTTCTGCATCTCGGTGCCGAATTCTGCCCAGTCGCCCGCCTTCAATGCGGCCAATGCGCGGTTGTAGTGCATGCTCGCCGCGCTGAGACTGCCCTTGACGGGCGGAGGCGGCGGCTTGGCTGCCGGTGGCGCACCCATCGCGATTGTCTGCTGTGCGGGCGCGGCCTGCGTGATGGTTGGCAGCGAAGTTTCAGGGGGTGCCTTGAACAGCGCCGCCAAGGTGCCCTGCAGATCGTTGCCCATCACGATTCGGTCGCTGTAGGCCGCGATCACGCGCTGCAGTTCGGGGAGTTGGCCGTTTTGGGCGCGGATGTATAGCGGCTCAACGTAGAGCAAGGCGTTCTCGATCGGAAATACCAGCAGGTTGCCGAGGATGACCTTCGAGCCCATCTGGTTCCACAGCGAGTATTGCTGGGAGATGTCGGGGTTCTGGTTGATGCGGGCCTGGATCTGATACGGCCCGTAGAACAGGCGATCCTTGGAGAAGGCGAATTCGAACAGGTGACCGTAGTCCGCGCCGTCGCAGCGCGCGGCCAGCCACGCGATCATGTTGTCGCGCACGGTGCCGCGGCTCTGCGGCACCATCGGGAGCATCAGGATGTACTCGGCGTGCTTTTCGCCCGGCAGCCGCATCACCACGTAGTACGGCTGCATCGGCACCACCTCGTCGGCGTAGTTCTCGCGTGGGAAGCCCCAGAGGTCCTCACGGTTGTAGAACACGGCCGGGTCCTTCATGTGGTAGGTACGGTAGATATCGGCCTGGATAAGAAAATAATCTTCGGGGTAGCGGATGTGCGCGCGCAGGTCCTCGGGCATCGCCGACAGCGGTTTGAACATCGCAGGAAAGACTTTCTGCCAGGTGCGGATCACCGGGTCGTCGGGGTCGGCGATGTAAAAGTCGGTGGCGCCGGTGTATGCGTCAACCACAACCTTGACCGAGTTGCGGATGTAGTTGATGCTCTCGGGGTTGCGCTGCGAGTAAGGGTAGTGATCGCTCGTGGTATAGCAGTCGAGAATCCACACCAGGTGCCCGTCGTGGATCACGACGTACGGGTCGCGGTCCTCGTTCAGAAACGGCGCCAGGCGGGCGACGCGCTGGCTGATGTTGCGCCGGATCATGATCCGGCTGCCCGGAATGATGTTCTCGGTGACCAGCAGGTTGATGTCGCGGTAGAAGTAGCTGAATAGCAGCCGGCGCCATAGCCCGCTGACCGGCACGCCGCCGCTGCCCTCATAGTAGGCGTACACGTTGTCGGCGCCGAGCGGGTAGTCGAACTCCTTGGTCGCGGCCTTGACGATCGCGTAGTTGTCGGGCTCCTGGCCGAAGTAGATCGCAGGCTGAGTGATTTTGAAGCCGACGTCGGACTCGGCCGGGATGTTCTTGATGTAGAAGACGGGCAGCCCCTCGCTGTCCTTGGCGTTGACCGGGCTCATCGTGAGCCCGGTGCCGTGGGTGAACTTGAGATGGCGGTTGACCCAGGTCTGCGCGTTTTCGGGCAGCAGCCCGACGTTGAGCTCGCGCGGCGAGAGCATCACCTCGGTGTATTTGCCGTTGATCCAATAGCGGTCGATGTCGATGTCGAGGAAATCGTAGTAGAGGCGGATTTCCTGGAGCTGGCGGTAGGTCGCGATGAGCGGGCGCGGATCCCACAGGCGGATATTGTCCACGGTCGGCGCGTCCTCTTCGAGTGAGGCGTGCGTCAGCGTGCCCTTGCCGTTGAACTGGCGGACGTCAACCGTGTCCAGATGATAGGCGCGGCGGGTCATCGCGATGTTGCGTTCGATGTAGGGCGTTTCGACCCGCAGCTCGTCGGGTTTGACGTAGAGCTTTTCGATCACGGGCTGAAGCAGGTTGAGAAAAACCGCCGGCCCGACCAGTACGATCACGGCCACCACCGGCAGCCGCAGCCCCCGCTCGCCGACGTTGTACACGCTGATCGCAGCTGCCACGAACGACAGCCCGACGAGCAGCCACAGCCCCGGCTCCCACAGCACATGATCGACGTAGCGCAGGCCGTACACCACGCCGTTGGTGTGCAGCAGCAGTTCCGGGCGCGCCAGCCAATAGTTCATCGCACGCTGCACGAAAAACAGCGCGAGCAGCACCGACAGATGCGCTGCCGCGGCGGGTGCAATACGCGGCGGGGAGTCGCGGAAGTCCAGCGCGCCGCGCGCCCAGTAGATGGCGCCGGTCACCGCCGCGGTCAGGAGCAGGATGAGCAAGAAGAGGTCGCGCCAATCCTCCAGCAGTGGCAAGGTGAAGACGTAAAAGCCGATGTCGCGGTGGAAGGCCGGGTCGCGCAGATTGAACGGCACTGCGTAAAACCCCTTGAGATAGGTATCCCACGACGCCGCCTCGCCCGAGGCCGCGAACAGCCCGAGCACCGCGGCCGCCGCGACCACCAACAGCCGCCACGGCACCCGATCGCCCAGCGCGCGGATCAGCTCGGGCAGGTTGACCTCCACCATCTCCTCAGAGCGGCGCACGATGTGCAGCCGCTCGCGCTCGTGGCTCAGCCGCACCGCCAGCAGCCCGCTTGTGCAGATCGCCATGAAGGCCACGAACCAAACCGCACCGAATATAGCGGCCTGCGCGCCGAGCTGGGTCAGGAATACCGAGCGATAGCCGAGGGTGCCGAACCACAGGAAATCTACCAGCAGTTCGTCGGCGAGCCCGAGCACAATGAGGATGATGGCTAACGCGGCGAGGCCGAACAGGGTAATCCGCGATCGCATCTACACGTCTCCGGACGGGATGGCTTGCGATGGCATTGTGGGGCTCACCGCTCAGACGCCGCGCGCGACGTCGCTGACATGCTCGCGCACCACGTCGGGCGGGCACAGCCAGATGAAGAGCTTCAGGCAGATGAGGCCGACCACGATCCAGTCAAGCTCGCCGACAATCGGGATGAAATCCAGCTCCAGCAGCGGCGGCGAAATCAGCGCCAGCACACCCAGCGCCGGCACCGCCTTGGCAATGATCGACACCCGCGCATCGGTCATCAGGCGCCAGAAGACGCGCGCGAACTGGGGCAGGAACATGATCAGCCCGCGCATCTGGAGCGGACCGAGCAATTGCATCCTGAGAATTCGGCTGAACACGGTGAACCTTTCATCTTATACCCCACCACTGCCTGCCGCCCAAGCCGCGGCCTTGGGCTCGCCGAAGCACGCAGCTGACCGGCGCTTCAGACGCGCCTTGGCCGCCGATTCTGCTAGAATCGAAGATGGGCGGAGAGGAGGGCACGCGGGTGAAACGGCATATGGCGCTCGGCGACTTTCTGCTCGCCTACCTGCGCAAACTCGGCACGACCCACGTCTTCGGCATCCCAGGCGACCTCGCCCTCAAGCTGTTCTTCGCGCTGGGGCGGCGCGAGGGGCCGCAGATTCTCACCTTTTCCCACGAGCCCGGGGTCGGCTTCGCCGCCGACGGCTACGCGCGTGCGACCGGCCGCATCGGCGTGATCTGCGTAACCTACGGCGCCGGCGGCCACAACATGGTCAACCCTGTGGCAGGCTCGTTTTCCGAGCGCGTGCCGGTGCTCGTCCTCTCCGGTGGACCGGGCGAGGAGGAGCGCAAGCTCGGCACGCTCATCCATCATCAGGCGCGCGAGATCGAATCACAGCATCGCATTTACAAAGAGGTGACCTGCGCCTCGGCCGTGCTCACCGACCCGCGCCGCGCCGCATCTCAGCTCCACGACGTGGTGCGCGCGATCTGGGCCGAGCAACGGCCGGGCTATATTGAGATCCATCGTGACATGGTCGGGCGCGAAATCGAGGTGCCCGATGAGATCATCGAATGGGACGGACGGCTGCGCTTTCACGACTCTGACGCGCGCCGGGTCGAAGAAGCCGCGCGCGAGACCGCCGCGATGTTCAACGAGAGCCGCCGCCCGGTGGTCATCGCCGGCATCGAGATCCATCGCTACAAAGCGGCGCGCGAGCTGGTTGAGCTGGCCGAGCGGATGGGCGCGCCAGTGATGGCGACGGTGCTTGGCAAGGGCGCCTTTCCGATGGACCATCGGCTGTACATGGGCGTCCACGTCGGTCCGATCAGCCCGCCGGCGATCGTCGCGCGGATGGACGAGGCGGACTTCGTGCTCAACCTCGGATGCCTGCGCACGGACATGAACTTCGGCAACCGGCCGCCACAGATCATCCAGGACCGCACGGTGTGGGCGGTCGACCGCCGGGTCGACGTCAAGTACCACACCTATCTCGACGTCGGCGTACGCGACTTCGTGCGCGCGCTGCTCAAGCAGCATCTGCGCCACCATCACGAGACCGTCCACTACGCCGACAACCTCGGCGAGGTAACCAGCTCCAACGGGGCGGCGGCGCCGCTGCGGGTGGCCGAAATCCTCGCCACCGTCAATGACTTTCTGGCGACCCACCGCCGCTACATGGTGGTCGCCGAATCCGGCGATATGCTGTTTGGTGGGCTTGACGTGCGGGTTCCGCACAGCGGCACCTATCTCGCCCAGGGGTTTTACGCCTCGATGGGATTCGCAGTGCCGGCCGCGCTCGGCGCGCAGGTCGGATGCGGGCTGCGGCCGCTCGTGCTTTGCGGGGATGGCGGTTTCCAGATGACCGGGCCGGAGATCTCGCACGCGCCAGCCTTCGGCGCTAATCCGATCGTGATCGTCGTCAACAACGGCGGATGGGGCATCTTCCGGCCGGTCGCCGAGCGCCGCGAGCTGCTCGACATCCCCCCTTGGCCCTACGCACGGCTGGCCGAAGCGTGGGGCGGCGCGGGCTTCGAGGCCACCAGCGTCAGCGACCTTCGCGCGGCGCTGGAGCAGGCGCATCAAGCGCGCGGCTTCGCCGTCATCGACGCCCGGGTCGGTCGCGACGATCTCTCGCCCGTCACCGTCAAGTACATCAAGGCCGCGGCGGCGCGCTCGCAGGCGCCGCCGGTCGAGCGCCGCGCCGCCGGCCACCATCAAGCCGACGGCAAATGAGTCGCGCGGGTGGGAGCGTGCCGTCGGCGCGAGTGCGCGAGGGCAATCGGTGAGCGACAACTACCAGGAGCTGTATAACAACTTCCGATGGGAGGTGCCGGAGTTCTTCAACTTTGGCGCCACCGTTGACGCCTTTGCCGCCGACCCGCTGCGCGTCGCGATCCTGTGGGAGGACCAGGAGGGCAACCGCGCGCGGCTGACCTTCGCCGACATCCGCGACCAATCCAATCGTATCGCCAACGTGCTGCTCGGGCTGGGCGTCCGGCCGGGCGACCCGGTGATGATCGCGCTGGAGCGAATCACGCTCTGGCAGGCGGCTTATGTCGGCGCGCTCAAGGCCGGCGCACTGGTCATCCCGTGCACCGCGATGCTGCGTGAGAAGGACCTGGCCTACCGAGCCAATCATGCCGGGGCTTGCACGATCATCGCCGGGCTCGAGAATGCGGAGCTGATCGGCGATCTGCGCAATCACTGCCCGACGCTTAAGTACTTCCTGCTCGCCGGCAGCCCGCGCAGTGGATGGCTCGGGCTGCGCGACTCGATGCAGCGCGCCTCGTCGAGCTTCACTCCCGTGCGTACGCGCTCGAGCGATCCCGCGATTTGCTATTACACCTCCGGCACCACGCGCGAGCCCAAGGCCGTGCTCCATAGCCACGCCTACACATGGTGCCATCGCTACACCGGAAGCACGTGGCTCGACGCGCGGCCAGGAGAGCTGCACTGGACGACGTCTGACACCGGATGGG comes from the Candidatus Binataceae bacterium genome and includes:
- a CDS encoding UPF0182 family protein, which codes for MRSRITLFGLAALAIILIVLGLADELLVDFLWFGTLGYRSVFLTQLGAQAAIFGAVWFVAFMAICTSGLLAVRLSHERERLHIVRRSEEMVEVNLPELIRALGDRVPWRLLVVAAAAVLGLFAASGEAASWDTYLKGFYAVPFNLRDPAFHRDIGFYVFTLPLLEDWRDLFLLILLLTAAVTGAIYWARGALDFRDSPPRIAPAAAAHLSVLLALFFVQRAMNYWLARPELLLHTNGVVYGLRYVDHVLWEPGLWLLVGLSFVAAAISVYNVGERGLRLPVVAVIVLVGPAVFLNLLQPVIEKLYVKPDELRVETPYIERNIAMTRRAYHLDTVDVRQFNGKGTLTHASLEEDAPTVDNIRLWDPRPLIATYRQLQEIRLYYDFLDIDIDRYWINGKYTEVMLSPRELNVGLLPENAQTWVNRHLKFTHGTGLTMSPVNAKDSEGLPVFYIKNIPAESDVGFKITQPAIYFGQEPDNYAIVKAATKEFDYPLGADNVYAYYEGSGGVPVSGLWRRLLFSYFYRDINLLVTENIIPGSRIMIRRNISQRVARLAPFLNEDRDPYVVIHDGHLVWILDCYTTSDHYPYSQRNPESINYIRNSVKVVVDAYTGATDFYIADPDDPVIRTWQKVFPAMFKPLSAMPEDLRAHIRYPEDYFLIQADIYRTYHMKDPAVFYNREDLWGFPRENYADEVVPMQPYYVVMRLPGEKHAEYILMLPMVPQSRGTVRDNMIAWLAARCDGADYGHLFEFAFSKDRLFYGPYQIQARINQNPDISQQYSLWNQMGSKVILGNLLVFPIENALLYVEPLYIRAQNGQLPELQRVIAAYSDRIVMGNDLQGTLAALFKAPPETSLPTITQAAPAQQTIAMGAPPAAKPPPPPVKGSLSAASMHYNRALAALKAGDWAEFGTEMQKLGAELSHPGNSAGQ
- a CDS encoding thiamine pyrophosphate-binding protein yields the protein MKRHMALGDFLLAYLRKLGTTHVFGIPGDLALKLFFALGRREGPQILTFSHEPGVGFAADGYARATGRIGVICVTYGAGGHNMVNPVAGSFSERVPVLVLSGGPGEEERKLGTLIHHQAREIESQHRIYKEVTCASAVLTDPRRAASQLHDVVRAIWAEQRPGYIEIHRDMVGREIEVPDEIIEWDGRLRFHDSDARRVEEAARETAAMFNESRRPVVIAGIEIHRYKAARELVELAERMGAPVMATVLGKGAFPMDHRLYMGVHVGPISPPAIVARMDEADFVLNLGCLRTDMNFGNRPPQIIQDRTVWAVDRRVDVKYHTYLDVGVRDFVRALLKQHLRHHHETVHYADNLGEVTSSNGAAAPLRVAEILATVNDFLATHRRYMVVAESGDMLFGGLDVRVPHSGTYLAQGFYASMGFAVPAALGAQVGCGLRPLVLCGDGGFQMTGPEISHAPAFGANPIVIVVNNGGWGIFRPVAERRELLDIPPWPYARLAEAWGGAGFEATSVSDLRAALEQAHQARGFAVIDARVGRDDLSPVTVKYIKAAAARSQAPPVERRAAGHHQADGK